TATATTCTGGCCGAGCGGCCGAATACCTTGCACGTCTTTGTGTTCGCCCCCATGGAGGCGCGTATCAAGCGGGCCATGGAGGTCGAAAAACTGACCCACCCGGAGGCCGAGCGGCGGATTGCCGGCATGGATAAGCTGCGGACCGAGTATGTGCACAGCTGCTACCAGACCGAATGGCGCGACCCCCAGGGCTACCATCTGCAGCTCGACTCCGACGAATGGGGCGAAGACGGAGTCACCGAGCTGATCCTGTGGGCGCTGGAGCACCGGCTGTAGCGTGTAGCTTGCGGCCAGCACGGCCCTGTCTTATATTCGTTCCAGAACAGGAGCGAATTATGACACTATCGTCTGATCTCACCCTGCGCGAAGCGGCCGAACTGGCCGGCGTCACCAAAACAACCGTAGAGAAGGCGGTGGAGGCGAAGGTGATGCAAACGCTGAGCCGCCCCGCACGTCTGCGTGGCGGCTCGACGCGCTATGTGCCGTTACAGGCGGTAGCCTATTTCGCCGCCTTAAAGTCGGCCAATCTTGTGGATTTGCCCGTGCGTCACAAAAAGGCGCTGTGGATGCGACTTGTCCGTCTCGCTCCCATGGCACTCGAGCCAGTCGAATTTTCGCCGGGCACCGTCCTGCATGTGGACGAACTGGCCGGCGAGGTTTTTGAGACGGCCGTGCGCTACAAGGAATCGCGGGACGCCCACATCGTGTCCGATACGGACATCCTCGGTGGCACGCCGGTGATACGCGGCACCCGGATAAGCGTCTATGCAGTGCTGGGGCGCCTGCAAAACGGCGACAGCGTCGCCGATCTCATCGCCGATAATCCTGACATCCCACGCGATGCGTTCGAGGCAGCGGCGATTTTCGCACGGGCACATCCATTGAGGGGCCGACCGGGCGGTCGGCCGTGGCGCAACGCGGCGCGACAAAGCCCGTGATACCGCATGCGGCTGTTCATCGACGAATGCCTGTCCCCCCACATAGCCCGGGCACTGAATGCGAGCGGCGAACATCTTGCCGAACACCCCTTGGATTTTGGCGGTCGGGGAGACCCCGACCACCGGGTGCTGCAACGCTGCATTGCCCGTGAACTCGTGATTGTTACCCAGAATGCGCGCGATTTTCGTGCGCTCGTACGAACCGCAGACATTCACCCCGGCCTGATTATCCTGCCCTGTGTCGGCCGAGAGCAGTCTTTTGCGCTTCTCAGAGCAGCGTTTGCCTATCTTGAAGCGCGGGGAAACGCCATGGATGCCATGCTGAACCACGTCCTCGAAATTGATGCGGACGGAGCTATTCGTTTCTATCCCTTACCAGCGTGAGTCGCGAAGTGGCAGGGATGCTTCGAGCCTGCCGAGGCCCTGTTCGGCATCCGTAAGCCGACCGTCCATCATGTCCTTGCCCGTTTGGCGGCCTTTGGCTTGCGGGACCGGCGACGCTTGACCGGCGGCGAGGGGGGTAGCGGGTCGGCGCTGGCCGCCTCAAGCGGATCGGCGTAGCCATTTTGCTCGGCCTGATCCGCCGCGGATTCGTCCGGGGCGGGTTCTCCCGCGTACCCCAGCTCATACTGATAGGCGGTCAGACCCAGCGCGCTCATGCCTGGCGGTGGGGATGGCGGGTCGGCCGGGAGCGCGGCGGCCGGTTCGGCGTGGCCGTTTTGCTCCTGGGCTCCCCCGTAGGGCCGCAGCTCGGCAATGGCCTGTCCTTGCCGAGTCACAACCAGGGTGAGACCTTGCTCGACCTGGGTCAGATAGCTGCCCAAGCGAGACCGCAGCTGTTTGGTATTGATTGATTCGTTCATAGGCTCCATTTTCGGCCATTGCAGGGTCTGGTGTCAATCGAAAGCCGCACCCGAAAATCCGGCCCGGATCCCCCCCCGGCTTGACTCCCCGCCAGCCCACCGATAGCGGTAGGCCCAGAAACCGACGTACACCAAGGGGGTGGGTATGAAACTGGGCATCGGGATCGGCTATTCGGGCGGACAGGTTCGGCTGCCGATGGACCATATTCTTGAGACCGAGCGGCTCGGCTATGACTCGGTGTGGAGCGCCGAAGCCTACGGCTCTGACGCGGTTACCCCGCTGGCCTACCTGGCGGCCAAGACGACGCGGCTGAAGCTCGGCACCGGCATCATGCAGCTGGCCGGACGCACCCCGGCCATGTGTGCGAT
The DNA window shown above is from Desulfurellaceae bacterium and carries:
- a CDS encoding DUF5615 family PIN-like protein; translated protein: MRLFIDECLSPHIARALNASGEHLAEHPLDFGGRGDPDHRVLQRCIARELVIVTQNARDFRALVRTADIHPGLIILPCVGREQSFALLRAAFAYLEARGNAMDAMLNHVLEIDADGAIRFYPLPA
- a CDS encoding DUF433 domain-containing protein, producing the protein MTLSSDLTLREAAELAGVTKTTVEKAVEAKVMQTLSRPARLRGGSTRYVPLQAVAYFAALKSANLVDLPVRHKKALWMRLVRLAPMALEPVEFSPGTVLHVDELAGEVFETAVRYKESRDAHIVSDTDILGGTPVIRGTRISVYAVLGRLQNGDSVADLIADNPDIPRDAFEAAAIFARAHPLRGRPGGRPWRNAARQSP